One segment of Toxoplasma gondii ME49 chromosome VI, whole genome shotgun sequence DNA contains the following:
- a CDS encoding hypothetical protein (encoded by transcript TGME49_243615) — protein sequence MRLEIELFQSRSSTKKPCTRFVRLGETERRRKAVEREHFVWTEETHQRLGRENVVELPSLVPLLGRKKRRDGSAGKEDESEFESLRVSKTRLRPLVFLSFRFFAFPCFLRLGGPIPHLLPVTRSVAILLCLY from the exons ATGCGTCTCGAGATAGAACTA TTCCAGTCTCGGTCTTCAACCAAGAA GCCATGCACGAGGTTCGTCCGCCTCGGGGAAACtgaaagaaggaggaaagccGTGGAGCGCGAGCATTTCGTTTGGACTGAAGAAACGCACCAGCGTCTCGGGCGGGAGAATGTCGTGGAGCTCCCATCCCTTGTTCCGCTTCTTGggcggaagaaaagacgagacggaAGCGCGggcaaggaagacgaaag CGAGTTCGAATCCCTCAGAGTCTCTAAAACGCGACTGCGTCCCTTggtcttcctttccttccggTTTTTCGCCTTTCCCTGCTTTCTGAGACTCGGCGGACCCATCCCCCACCTCCTTCCCGTCACCCGATCTGTCGccattcttctctgtctttacTAA
- a CDS encoding hypothetical protein (encoded by transcript TGME49_243620), with protein sequence MAGTEVQASSPPSSALALRTSSPPPQGLTNGASPKFLAQALPLAHLVDTLPYVDALTPEQNEEAKSLIQQELVLMNRERRARRQNAGRSSDEEASSLEDELLKEYLDELLPAPRTPHLDNPNSLVGRELLRLKRGEPMQKLDLSRLYEAAPAPPKSGDTAEWRKSITTCESLLEHLSLGQTNLDLMNIHAISSWTRHLQGLMAQESHWESALKRVRTEVDAVSKTRKLEQVECGNALRNLNRTKEDYEIRNREIMGALAHLNEEVAELKHKCRVRGLLPEDYDSDPEEEEATWAAPVAAAALGSEATVSESPSSSVPSSSSAATEHSSLHNERPQGVSSSSRAHLSREEDDAVDYDDA encoded by the exons ATGGCGGGTACAGAAGTGCAGGCGTCGTCGCCGCCCTCCTCGGCACTCGCCTTGCGGacttcgtcgcctccgcctcaGGGTTTGACAAACGGCGCGTCTCCTAAGTTTCTTGCCCAGGCGCTTCCTCTGGCACACTTGGTCGACACCCTCCCGTACGTCGATGCGTTGACACCCGAACAAaatgaagaagcaaagagtTTAATTCAACAGGAACTGGTTCTTATGAACCGCGAGCGCCGAGCGAGGCGGCAAAACGCCGGCcgaagcagcgacgaagaagcgtcttctctcgaggaCGAGCTCCTCAAAGAGTACCTCGATGAGCTTCTTCCAGCTCCGCGAACGCCGCATCTGGACAATCCGAACTCGCTGGTCGGGAGAGAACTCCTGCGACTCAAACGAG GCGAACCGATGCAGAAACTGGACTTGAGTCGACTGTACGAAGCGGCGCCTGCTCCCCCTAAATCGGGCGACACTGCGGAGTGGCGCAAGTCCATCACGACTTgcgagtctcttctcgagCACCTGAGTTTGGGTCAGACAAATCTCGATTTGATGAACATTCACGCGATTTCGTCTTGGACGAGACATCTCCAGGGGCTCATGGCACAGGAGAGCCA CTGGGAGTCGGCTTTGAAGCGCGTGCGGACAGAAGTCGATGCTGTCAGCAAAACGAGGAAGCTTGAGCAAGTGGAATGTGGCAACGCCCTTCGAAATCTGAACCGCACAAAAGAGGACTACGAGATCAG AAACCGGGAAATCATGGGTGCACTTGCGCACTTGAACGAAGAAGTTGCTGAGCTGAAACACAAGTGCCGTGTCAG AGGTCTCCTTCCAGAGGACTACGATAGCGACcctgaggaagaggaggcaacCTGGGCTGCACCTGTGGCGGCGGCAGCGTTGGGGTCAGAAGCAACAGTGTCGGAATcaccgtcttcctctgttccttcttcgtccagTGCAGCAACGGAG cattcttctcttcacaaTGAACGCCCTCAaggcgtttcctcgtcttcgcgaGCTCACCTCAgccgagaggaagatgatGCGGTCGACTACGATGACGCCTAG
- a CDS encoding C-5 cytosine-specific DNA methylase superfamily protein (encoded by transcript TGME49_243610) encodes MTLKALILYSGIGGMHCGLYHARLLRRLRMRGISPFPPLPCGEDGQEAHSEGELPRRTSRQIADSAQPASDGAATTRQEKRGGLESENLRFDFQESACDAGEDRRREAKEISQEEDDDAKLVEALKGISRDGDSVCIHPIVSEFIRLPPSRTEPWPSSSMQAALWSSPDRKAEQKKRTGTRPTSAQGEGQDPENGEQARPDEKELTNQKKTQGEVKRGNADTKGKQEVAEGSLRSPVIPESPVLEAGEKLKSCPPTEEPTTATAAPSPRERENSPGDSPSFLSDPETPNPNVGTVQEPTRSAAETAHAVSPSSANAMTPSGGVSPQFPTSPSEPSRAADPTRPSEESPSLSFRPDKVPASSASKHSPSPRFRFLPFEVVGVIDVNPTAMDVYRQNLLPCSTSPSPRRPSSPPKSFPSSRLPSASAPLTSTKSIDSFPASFYGAFHADIWLVSPPCQPFTRIGLQKGNADRRNVSFLYLLDVLCQLPHAQRPKYILLENVVRFEVSDTFDCLVHALECVCGYEVNVFHLNPLHFGIPNCRSRCFVTAKKSESPQRSDARALRPALAWRRWQGRLSRPAEPTKKEGEAVGREGGREADGGEEQRAQNEGVSGDDGSILRAKRRGIWTLWKPQRRQRHREKETDKNGRKEEIDEKQRKKTQAVSTSGPSCLDCWNCERCVRRQKRQKAGKETRAVLKHIPGVYASPAFYCCPIRPLEDFLDARFPPKAPFVQTEQPVTSPCLTDLRAPPLPGAQEPRVTPRRQASGRRETKDEDEVQSSNCDEHWEDISLVQDASSSTPRMQDMRAVDAVQSSLHAAASVYSALGFVPGTKPDAAAASLARTAALATRSTAVFSSSTKTWLSNSDGLRLRGNCVPSKVELRTARET; translated from the exons ATGACGCTAAAAGCACTCATTCTGTACAGTGGCATTGGTGGCATGCACTGCGGGCTTTACCACGCCCGCCTATTGCGGCGCCTGCGCATGCGTGGCATTTCGCCCTTCCCTCCACTCCCTTGTGGAGAAGACGGACAGGAAGCACATTCAGAAGGGGAGCTGCCGCGCCGCACTTCAAGACAAATCGCAGACTCTGCTCAGCCTGCGAGTGACggagcagcgacgacgaggcaggagaaacgcgggggACTAGAGAGCGAGAACCTTCGCTTCGATTTCCAGGAGAGTGCTTGCGACGCGGGTGAAGACCGGCGGcgggaagcgaaagagatctcccaggaggaagacgatgaCGCAAAACTCGTTGAAGCACTCAAAGGGATCTCCCGTGACGGCGATAGTGTCTGCATCCACCCCATAGTTAGCGAGTTCATTCGTCTCCCGCCTTCGCGTACTGAACCGTGGCCATCTTCCAGCATGCAGGCTGCGCTTTGGTCTTCTCCAGATAGGAAGGCTGAGCAAAAGAAACGAACTGGAACACGCCCCACAAGTGCACAGGGAGAGGGACAAGACCCAGAGAACGGTGAGCAAGCGAGACCTGATGAGAAAGAGCTAACGAatcagaagaaaacgcaaggTGAGGTTAAGAGAGGCAACGCGGATACAAAGGGTAAACAAGAGGTCGCGGAGGGCAGCCTGCGTTCGCCGGTAATCCCTGAAAGTCCGGTACtcgaagctggagagaaacTAAAGTCTTGTCCACCGACAGAAGAACCGACAACCGCCACAGCTGCCCCGTCacctcgagaaagagaaaacagtcCAGGAGATTCACCGTCTTTTCTGTCGGATCCGGAGACTCCAAATCCGAATGTGGGGACAGTCCAAGAGCCTACTCGGAgcgccgcggagacagcgcatgcagtgtctCCTTCATCAGCGAACGCCATGACTCCATCAGGGGGCGTGTCTCCTCAGTTTCCTACGTCTCCTTCGGAGCCGAGTCGGGCGGCCGACCCCACACGTCCGTCCGAagagtctccttcgctgtcctTTCGCCCTGACAAGGTCCCGGCTTCATCAGCCTCCAAACATTCcccgtctcctcgttttcgctttctcccctttGAAGTGGTGGGAGTGATCGATGTGAATCCAACGGCGATGGATGTTTATCGCCAGAACTTGTTGCCTTGCTCGACATCTCCCAGTCCTCGACgcccctcgtctcctcccaAGTCTTTCCCTTCGTCGCGACTCCCTTCCGCCAGTGCCCCTTTGACATCCACCAAGTCGATTGATTCTTTTCCTGCGTCGTTCTACGGGGCTTTCCACGCCGACATCTGGTTGGTGTCTCCGCCTTGTCAACCGTTTACGCGAATTGGCCTCCAGAAAGGGAACGCCGACCGCAGAaatgtctcctttctgtacCTCTTGGACGTCCTCTGTCAACTGCCGCATGCACAGAGGCCGAAGTACATCCTTTTGGAGAACGTTGTCCGATTCGAGGTCAGCGACACGTTCGACTGcctcgtgcatgcgctcgagTGCGTCTGCGGGTACGAAGTGAACGTCTTCCACCTGAATCCTCTCCACTTTGGGATCCCCAACTGCAGgtctcgctgcttcgtcaCAGCGAAGAAATCCGAGTCGCCTCAGAGGAGCGACGCCCGCGCTCTGCGCCCCGCTCTCGCCTGGCGTCGGTGGCAAGGGCGCCTCTCGAGGCCGGCTGAGCCGACCAAAAAGGAGGGGGAAGCGGTAGGTAgggaaggcggcagagaggcggaCGGTGGGGAGGAACAACGCGCACAGAATGAGGGGGTGTCTGGGGATGACGGCTCGATTCTcagggcgaagagaagaggcatcTGGACGCTCTGGAAGCCccagaggcggcagcgacacagagaaaaggagacagacaagaacGGACGAAAGGAGGAGATCGACGAAAAacagcggaagaagacacaggccGTTTCGACGAGTGGGCCGAGTTGCTTGGACTGTTGGAACTGTGAACGTTGCGTGCGTCgccagaaaagacagaaggcggggaaggagacgcgcgcggTCCTCAAGCATATTCCTGGAGTGTAcgcgtcgcctgcgttcTACTGCTGCCCTATTCGGCCTCTGGAAGACTTTCTGGATGCGCGATTTCCGCCCAAGGCGCCGTTCGTCCAGACTGAGCAGCCGGTGACTTCGCCCTGCTTGACAGACCTGCGAGCGCCGCCCCTCCCGGGGGCCCAAGAGCCCCGGGTGACCCCCCGCCGCCAGGCGAGTGGGAGGCGCGagacgaaggacgaggacgaggtGCAGTCGTCCAACTGCGACGAGCACTGGGAAGACATCTCGCTCGTGCAAGACGCGAGTTCCAGTACGCCCAGGATGCAAGACATGCGCGCAGTTGACGCCGTCCAGTCGAGTCTCCACGCAGCGGCGTCGGTCTACTCAGCTCTGGGATTCGTTCCGGGGACCAAGCCAG acgcagcagctgcttcacTCGCTCGTACGGCCGCACTGGCCACGCGCAGTACGGCagtcttctcgtcctcgacGAAGACTTGGCTCTCGAACAGCGATGGGCTGCGTTTGCGCGGAAACTGCGTGCCAAGCAAGGTGGAATTGCGGACGGCGAGGGAGACGtag
- a CDS encoding acetyltransferase, GNAT family protein (encoded by transcript TGME49_243600) — protein MSTCACSCACCKQRDPAAGGARACCASEKKCECPCRCCQNGDKATRIGGACDVTRIEEETLVAPSEDPVNKVTRERVIIEGDDGKVTSTETECRTMFASSPAEPVVTSDVTITSGEGESKKSFGKCNCVCCSDASCACTCPCCQGKTPTGRCCRKSEGQTESGDKPSLAGCKKCLCCAGTDGACKCPCPCCAICSCSCACCKNKKKCSCCSGGQGRCSCSCACCTKKECHCCKCCATACACDCGCCRTSADKTSACECDCACCGRKTGGVDTGACSRCPSKKCSAQKGAPIGDGERGREERLGTARHRERKANNERSDSETQEAWCHREKMCTTEGDETDSRPHFSSVPSDFVKILTCKNGEKVIMRRMKVTDYAAVRALLPSVSRCPDTLSEAKVASILSLPVFFAWCCFSVKNAEIDCRNEREVEGDLLGYCEVILQPHLGRKPDGRLERVVVSEQFRGRGLATKLCEAVIQEVRDRDLCGRLDLTVEKPEARHIYEDKLGFQAIDTTVLRLQF, from the coding sequence ATGTCAACGTGTGCGTGCAGCTGTGCGTGTTGCAAGCAGCGGGACCCAGCAGCTGGTGGTGCTCGCGCGTGCTGCGCTTCCGAGAAGAAATGCGAATGTCCGTGCAGGTGCTGTCAAAACGGTGACAAAGCGACTCGAATCGGAGGTGCTTGCGACGTTACTCGcatcgaggaagagaccCTTGTTGCTCCCTCTGAGGACCCAGTGAACAAGGTGACTCGGGAGCGAGTGATCATCGAGGGCGACGACGGGAAAGTGACGTCTACAGAAACCGAGTGCCGCACGATGTTTGCCTCGAGTCCCGCAGAACCTGTAGTCACGTCGGATGTGACCATCACGTCCGGCGAGGGAGAGTCGAAAAAGAGCTTCGGAAAATGCAACTGCGTTTGTTGTTCGGACGCgagctgtgcatgcacttgccCGTGCTGCCAGGGCAAAACGCCGACGGGCCGTTGCTGCCGCAAGAGCGAAGGTCAAACTGAGAGTGGAGACAAGCCCAGTTTGGCAGGCTGCAAAAAGTGTCTGTGCTGCGCAGGGACCGACGGCGCATGCAAGTGCCCGTGTCCCTGCTGTGCGATTTGCAGTTGCTCATGTGCGTGCTgcaaaaacaaaaagaaatGCTCGTGTTGCTCCGGAGGACAGGGCCGTTGTTCCTGTTCTTGCGCGTGCTGCACGAAGAAGGAGTGCCACTGCTGCAAATGCTGCGCGACGGCGTGTGCCTGTGACTGCGGGTGCTGTCGAACGTCGGCAGACAAGacttctgcatgcgagtGCGACTGTGCCTGTTGCGGGAGAAAAACCGGCGGTGTAGACACGGGTGCCTGTTCGAGGTGCCCTAGCAAGAAATGCAGCGCCCAGAAAGGTGCGCCGATCGGtgacggagagaggggaagggaAGAACGGCTGGGGACCgccagacacagagaaagaaaggcgaatAATGAACGAAGCGACTCTGAGACGCAGGAAGCGTGGTGCCACCGCGAGAAAATGTGTACGaccgagggagacgagactgACTCTCGTCCgcacttttcttctgtgccgAGTGACTTCGTAAAGATTCTCACGTGCAAGAACGGGGAAAAAGTTATTATGCGCCGAATGAAAGTGACAGACTACGCTGCGGTCCGTGCGCTGCTGCCGTCCGTCTCCCGCTGTCCAGACACCCTGTCAGAAGCAAAGGTTGCCTCGATTCTCAGTCTTCCGGTTTTCTTTGCCTGGTGCTGTTTCAGCGTGAAAAACGCCGAGATCGACTGCAGAAACGAGCGGGAGGTAGAAGGCGACCTTCTTGGCTACTGCGAAGTCATTCTCCAGCCGCATTTGGGGCGGAAACCCGATGGTCGTCTAGAACGTGTCGTCGTCAGTGAGCAGTTTCGAGGTCGCGGGCTAGCGACGAAATTGTGCGAAGCCGTGATTCAAGAAGTGAGGGACAGAGACTTGTGTGGCCGGCTAGACCTGACTGTCGAGAAGCCTGAAGCTCGACACATCTACGAGGACAAACTGGGATTTCAGGCCATCGACACAACTGTCCTGCGTCTCCAGTTCTAA